The window TGATCCTTCATTGCAAAAGTGAAGAAAGATGGGACGCTTGTTTCCAATAACAAGAAGACAAGAAAATGCGTTTCTGCGACCAATTCTTCCACTTTCGCGCAACAATTTTCCGGGAAAATCGAGTGGATATTATTGAAAGCGGCAGGGAAAGCAAACCAGTGTATTtcttcctctttctctctctactcttcactcttcttcttcttctagcaGAAATTACCCGGTAGATGGAATCGGAAACCATAAACCCAAATAACCAAATCTTCAAACAAGCTTGCGTTGCCGGAAAGTTAAATTAGCTAGTACCCATATGACTTTAAGCCCTGATTCTCCTCCTTCCTCCATGGACTGGAAATTTTCGCAGGTTTTCGGTGAGCGAAATCCCGGTGAGGAAGTTCAGGATGGTTAGTACTACTACCTACGCTTTGattcatgatttatgttctAGTATTCAACCAAAGAAGTTTTTTTCAGTAAAGAGAAAGGATTGGGGGTTTTAGAACTCTTCTTTGTTGCTGGGTTTTGTAATTTTGAGCTTGTTGAGGAAGAGGGGAGGGGGTGTTTGATGCTAATTTCTCAGTACTGATAGTTGtcattttggatttatttttaaactttttggCCTTTCTTCATGTTGTTGTAGCTGACATTATATCTGCAATCGAGTTCGATAAGACTGGTGATTATCTTGCTGTTGGAGATCGAGGTGGCCGAGTTGTAATTTTCGAGAGAGACACTGCTAAAGATGTAAGTAGGGTTTATAGTATTTTTGTGAACTGCAGTGGATGTTCTCCATTTTAAtactattttgttttgtttcttaGTCTCTACTTGGAGATTACTCTCAAAAGCAGTTAGAGCAGCTGGATTTTGTGGGTAAAAAGTCTCCTCCTTTTCGTTACAAAACCGAGTTTCAGAGTCATGAACCAGAGGTATATGTATATTATCTCAATTGATGAATTGAGTATTTTTTACTTTGTTTTGGTTGGTTGCAAATggttataatttttgtttgctTTATGTAGTTCGATTATCTAAAAAGTTTGGAAATTGAAGAGAAGATCAACAAAGTGAAATGGTGTGCAACGCCCAACGGGTCATTGTTTGTTCTCTCAACAAATGATAAGACAATAAAATTGTGGAAGGTATGGAGTTTGTCGTTATATGAAGAACTTCATTTCTTACTTTAACCTTCCATGATCTTTTAtctgttttttttcttcagGTCTTAATTGCTCAATTTTATGTTTCTAATTGCTAAAGATTGTGATTTGATTGGATTGGTTGAAGTTCACGCATTAATGATGTCATGTATCATGTGGATTAGATTCACATTTACATTTGGAAAGACTAAGTAGTCACACTACTCTACattgaataaaaactaaataagaatCATCCAATGGCCCATGCCATTTTCATACATTCAATGGCCCATTTGGAAACAGTTTCTTATTAGTTAGGAATTagtatatatagattagttagctTACACTAATGTTATGCTTATTGATAGAGGCTTGCTTCttaattcttatatataatatcttctAGTTGCTCATCTCCCATCTCGGTAtatgaaaccctaaccctaaggGTTCGTTTCATCACCCTCCTTGTTTGGATGTCTATGCATCCAGCCGTTCTAATGCATATGGATTATTGTTTTGATGTGAAATTGTGAACCAAGATACGACAATAGGGAATAATAGAGAATTTGTAGAAAAGGGGATAAAATCAAACCTTCAAGAGACGTAACTCAAACactcaatttataattattctGAAGTTAcctgaaaaaatatattacatagaCTATTTCTGGAGAGATCTAACCTCAGctattaattagaatttagtCCTTAATCAGATGGAGATTTGAATTTATCtagtaattaatataaaatactaaGATGAGTGAGAATTTTAAAAGCAAACTACCTCCAATTATCTAATCCAAATATCTcactaaatattaaaactaaagaTAAAATCTATCACTGAGATAATTACCACATTTTCCAAACAATAGTAAACTAAAGGTCCAAAAGTTAAACTTGCAATACTGCATAGTATCAGTCTCTccatattaaaagaaaaatctgTTCACGAATTGGATCAGGGTGAAGCACTAGCAAGCAACATTTATAGGAATAAAGTATCGGTATTGTTGTAGAGAAAAAGCAATCCATAGACATTAAAACTTGTAAAACTGCATTGCATCTTTAGTTTTCAAGGTGTATGAGAGATTACACACTTTTACAGTATTCTTCATCTGTAATATTCGGAATATTCCATTGAGTCTTTGCCAAATTACTCAGTTGGTTGGCATGAGTATGCTGAACCATCACATTTATATGGTTGAATGACTCAGGTTACGGATCATAAAGTGAAAAAAGTGAAGGATATCAAGTCTAGCCCATTAGTAAGCTCAGAAAATGCACTTTTGGCAGAAGGTAGCTTTGCTAGCGGGGAAACACCACCTGAAAATGGTAACTATCTAGAAGGAACAGAGCAAAAAGACAGCACCTTAACATCTTTTGAAGATCAAGCCAGGGTAGCTCTTTAATTTTTCAGGGGTTGAACAGGCTAAGTGCTGTATATAATACCAGTTTATAATGTTAGATTGCAGGTCTTGGTGATACTGCGTCTGCTAGATGTCGAAAGGTGTATGCTCATGCTcatgattttaatattaactcTATCTCCAACAATAGGTAAAGTTGctattttcttttatagatCCTTCCTTTCATTCTTTAAGCATCTGCATAAAGCTGACATTCTATGTAAGAAGGATATTTAAGACTGTTCATTAGATCATTTTGCTGTGGTGGAACAACTGAATTTAGCAGAAAACCTAGATCTTGTAGgtttttaatatgatatatgaggataattttttatgttcaaaCCCATGTGCAGTGATGGCGAGACATTTATATCTTCAGATGACCTTAGGATAAACTTATGGAACCTTGAGATCAGTAATCAGTGTTTTAACATCATTGACATGAAGCCACCAAATATGGAGGATCTTACAGGTATTACAGGCCATCCTTCTTTATGATTGCATCTCATGTATTTTAGCAGTGGTTAAATGTTCATTTGCTATGACCTTAGTTTCTTGTTTGGTCACAACCTAATTTGTAAATAAACATATTGGGCTATAtgaaaacaattattttgttaCAATCACTATCTTGGAAAATTGCCAAAGATAAAGTTGAAagtgattattttttgtttgatgtaagATTTTTGGATCATCATCAGATTagtttttggatcatgatccataATATAGTGTAAGTTGTGTTGCTTCATTTagtatacaaattattactttttatttcgatccaaattatagtgtattttttttttatttcatttggtATAGAGTTGTTTTTATTCTCAATCAAGATCAGATTATTGTTTAGATCATTGTGATTTTTGACACaatttttgacaaacataacaaatataaaattttcggATCAGGATCAACATGAAAAAAAAGTTGGTAACAAAACAGCTCATTTCAATtccaaaatatttgattgagaAGATTTTAAAGCGATTCAAAACTGTCTTTAACCCATTTCATACCTGTTGAAATAATAGCACTTAGTCTGTCTGTATTGATTGATTCTCTTGTATGATATATCTAATCTATATTCTTTTAATTGTCAAACAGAGGTGATAACATCAGCTGAATTTCATCCATTTCACTGTAATCTGCTGGCCTATAGCAGTTCAAGGGGATTTATCAGGCTTGTAGATATGCGACAGTCAGCATTGTGTGATCATAGTGCAAGAATGTGAGAGTTTGGTACTTCCCTTGTCCTTATGTTATCTTCAGTCTGTAGTGGCATTTATGACTTGTTGATTTGCAGATTACAAGATGGAGAATCCAATGGCTCCAAATCATTTTTCAGTGAAATTGTTGCTTCTATATCAGACATAAAATTTGCATCGGATGGAAGGAACATATTAAGTCGTGATTATATGAATCTAAAGGTTTCTCTTTGTTAAGTTTTGTATCCCTCCACCTTGCTTTAGTTTTAGATTAGCAGATCTCCGAAAATAAACATTCTCCTCACTTCTGATCAGTTGTAAATGTAGTGAGCCtatttgaaaattgatattttgtcacaagttttataaataaagtgatattttcatttggtataagattttttCTGGATTATGATTCAGATTATATTGTCATTTTGTTACTGTTtgatatacaatttattttctaggtcaatatctaaattatattgtaattttttgcttcatttggaATAGAGATTTtgttctaattattttttagatctaGCTTATAATTATTCTAATCTTTGGAAAACATagcaaatgtagatttttttcaaacatgattatataaaataacattcaGACTATGACCCACTTGgtttttcatatatatactGAACATCCTTCTGCTTATAACTTGATTGGTATGATGTAAATATTTACGAATTTATTGTTGCATCTCTAAATACCTATTTAGAGATTTTCCCAGCAAAGAAGCAAACATTTGAATGCTATTTCCCATCTTCATTCTCATATTTGCATTCTTTCATTAGTACAGTGGTCTTGTTCCCTTTTTTGGCTTAAAATACATGTAGAAATGAGTTCAGAATCTGCTGTTTTCTAGTTTCAGTTCCCTTTCTGAAAGGTTCACTCATGGGAAActatttccttctttttttaGCTATGGGATCTACGCATGGAGAATTCACCTGTTGCAATTTATAAGATTCATGAGCATCTCCGGCCCAAGGTATGAATTTCTTTTGGATGATTATAATAGTATTctttactattttatttgtCTTCATTGCATCGTGCTGCTCTAAGTATTTGCTTGTGAATATGTttaattcaaacataatctaTTGGCCTCAGTTTTCGATGAATTGCACTTGTGTTGCTAGTTAGCATCCTTGTGAACCAAACTGGGGGCTCATGTTTGAAATTATGACTTTGTTTCAGATATGTCAACATCTATACATTGTCATGTTCATAATTGCAGCTTATTGAATGTGTGTTAGGCTCGTAATGGGATATGTGTATTAGGTagtaaattttattaatgttgttaTTTAGGTAGTTAACAGTTATTCGCAATTAGGGCCCATctggaaacacttttttttttgtttctgaaTCTGATCAGACGAAAAACTGCCAATAAATTTATGAACGTATCTAATTAAGTTAAGTTTTAAACTTGATCTCATCTGTATCTATATCCCACATCCACTTGAGATATTTAACATGAAAAAACGTTACCAAATGGgtgtttttcttaaataaagCATAGATATGTAGATTTCAGTACGTTTAATACTGAATAATGTATTGAACTTTTTTCTAAGGATCTCCTTTATTACTTCTTTCTAAAGGACTTCCTTAGTTCTCATCTTCATTGCGAGACATGTTCACTTCTCATCCTATTTTTCTTCTAAACCAAAACTGTTTGGTAACATTGTTATCAACGTTCCTTCACACCTGTGAATTTGTTTGGCCATGAGTTGCTATGTCTTCTTTTTCACGTTTGGAATAAAGCCTTTGGGTGCTCCTTCGCGGAGTAGTGTAGTGATATGTTTCAACTCGAGTGCTTCCGGAGCTTGGCCCTATCCACATATTTTGCCTTATTCTACATCTTCGTATTCCACAAGAAGAAATTTGTTATCAACCAGGAATGACCAAAGTGACACTTAGCATCTCACCCAAGAGTACTAGGCAATTATTTCCAGCTGCAAGTAGCAATCATCGAATTTGTTTCCATTTGTTGTCGTATTTTGGCCTCTTCAGATTTCGACCACTCTCTCTTTCATCTCTCCCTAGATGTAATCATTGCGCAAAAATTAAGAGCAAAGGAAGTTGGGGCACATTGTGGGTCGGGTTGTGTTACTCCAAAAGTATAATCAGACCCATaaatagagtatataataattgaTGCAAGGTTAGGTTCTCTTCTTCGAGATTATATTGATAGTTTGACCTCCCTTTTGGAAAAGGTTTCTAAAGAAAAGCTATTTTACTTGTGAAATGTAATATTACCCTATCAAACGCGAAAGGGTTTTAAGATTTACTTAAATGATGCCTACTACACTGTTATCATCAGCCACCAATGTAGCACATGTAGATTCCGATGATATTACCAATCCAAAAtcacattcaattttttttctcaaaagtgTGGTAGAAGATATTGGTCATGTAAAGATGGATTAATCTCCTAGTGAGGCTTCTCTTTTTCCACCAGAACGGGTGATTGATTCATTTCGGATCCTTTGTTCCTTCACTTGTTTCCATAACGCATGACCTTGGATTGGGTAATTGATAAGTTTATTAGTGTAGTAATGTGATATTTGTATTAATGTTGTAATTGTTATGGTAGTTATAGCAGTTATGTGCTGTCTTATTTAAGACTCCATTTGGAAACACCTGGATACTAAAACGTACATTGATCAGATTATGTTTGAAACTTAAACTTAGTCAAAGACTAACTCAAAAGttgattgattaattatatgaattcgGATACAAAATAAGTGTTTTTAAATGGGACCATTACGATATAAATTCAGATATGTTGAATATTGAATTATGGATTGAACTTCTTTCAAACGATCTTCTTTATAACTTCTTTCTAAAAGACTTATCATCTTCACTCCTCTTCCTATTGTTCTTCTAAACCACCCTAACTTATTCGATAGAACTTgccattaatttaaaaaattccaTGAAAAAAGCAGTTTATGTTCCTATAATTCCTTTTGTAACTGTCAGACTGATAGAAAATTGTCTTTGGCAGTTGTGCGATTTGTATACGAATGATTCCATATTTGACAAGTTTAGTTGCTGCATTAGTGGAGACGGCCTTAATTTCGCTACTGGGTCATACAGGCATGTTTATTACCCTATATATTCAAGTTGTTTTGTTGTTGTTAGTTATGGTTGCTCTAATATCCCAGACTGTTTATCTTCTTGATTCAGCAATTATTTGCGTATTTTTTCTTCCGGAGTTGGAGGTGCAGAAGGCTTGACACTGGAAGCTAGTAAAAATCCAAGCAggtaaaaattgtatttttttttgttagtttgtcttctttttattaATCTATAAATACTTTCTTTCTCTAGAAAATTGCCTCTCCAAGCTTCCTCAAGGAGAAGATCGTCTATCAGTAACTTGACAAGGGGGTTTTACCGACAAGGTTCGAGGCTCATTTCAAATCCACGCTATCAGATAtacaaaacaaatttattttttcctttcttcttttttttagtaaaatggACTTTTCTTACTATTCCCTCCCAAAATTTTCAGCCCAGGATAGTGTTAGCACAGGAGGCGCTGAATTCTCAAGTAACTTGAAATCTAAGCTGCAGCATATGGCTTGGCATCCGAAAACAAACTTGATTGCTTGTGCAACTGCCAACAGCTTGTTCCTGTATCAAGCTTAGTTATTTAAAACTCTGCTAGAAGAATCACGAATAGAAGCTTATAATCATTATCCATTTTGTTTCGAATGTTTGCCAATCTCGATTagattttgtttcttttatctGATTGAAAAACCCTGGTGACATCTGATCAAGTGTATATATTAGAAACCCAGAAAGGCAAAAAGACAGTATAGAATGAATCCATGGTTGGTTGTTAATGAGATTGGTATTTGGAACTCTGAAGGGGTaggttgatgatgatgatacaaaacaGGAATGGAGGACGAAGATGTGTTTTGTATGTTGATGTCTTAGAATTCGGTTGTATTGTTTTGTTGGGGATGTCCTCTGTTATTTTTGTATTAGAAACCCGTAAGCAAGCTGAATGTGTAAATGCTCCTACGAAATGAATGATTTTGTGTGAATTATAGAAATGTTATGCACTTAATTTGatctttatatttaaacttgATTTGGAAGTGCTTTTATTGCTATGTTAAAATCCATTTTTActgttgttttttttaaatttgattgtgaatatattttatctcatatACGTTAGAGTCACAACAGAAGTAAGAGAAACAGTTTTTATGAAAGAGGCAGGAgagtatatattaaataaattaacaacatGATGTATCATTCAATGGATATAATCCTCCTTTTGAGTGCAAAGTTATCAAGTTACTCAATGTGCTAATAGGTATAATGATCTCTCTGCACTTAACAAAAATTCTGATACCAGAAGGGTACTCGCATTCTTGAGGGACTGAACAACTTACCTTTATACTCATAGATGGAAAGGGGAAGTCAATGGTAAATTCAACTCTATTCATGAGACTGTATTCGGCCTAGAGAACAATATGTTGCTTGGTCAAGTTTGGTTTGGTCGTAAAAAATTATACGTCGGCATCAAATTATTCTGTGTTGCGTTTCAAGAAAGATTGATGACAAGGATCGGGTGAACAAATTTATGGAAATTTCAAGGATTATATTTCAATTACTtgaatttatgtaattaatcgtgaaatgataaaatttaacGAGTTAGATCGAGATTTTAACTAGTTGTTCATTATATAGCTTTAAGTAGTATATATAACCTAGTTGTTATAGTTAATAGCTATGAAATGAATTGAAATTGTTTGACCTCTCAATTTTTCTCTGATTTCTCATCCCTTGTAGACCctatttgttattatttgttTGGAAAAATATCAACATTATTAGTTAGGGTGATAACATTACATTGGTGAAAGATAAAAACAATAATGTATATGACATacctaaaaataatttcaagacAAACTTCTCAAATAACTAAGTTTTGTAGCATATGTTGCATTAGGGTGAAAATTCAATCAAagcaagaaaaaaaatgtaacttaATAGATTATTAATAGACTAAAGTCCAAGCCTATTAGATAAAAAGTGAGTTTCaacaattatatattgattCAACCGATAGCTCAAATGGCtgagaaataattttaaggttACGAGTTCAATTTTTCACACCATTTTCTCATGTAGGTACATAATCCTCCTATTATAACTAATGTCATCAATGtcacaaaatcatcaccaattatAAGcctacaaatttaaaatttattacaaaataagtATGCCCAAGAGAATATTAAATATAGATGTATATCATTCAAGTGTTGAAATTTCATAACCAACTTTTCAAAGAGAAATAGACAACTtgaaatctaaaaaattatattaataaaatggaTTAGAGTTACATAGTTTACATTAAAGAatggtatttaaaaaaaaatcatacaaacACCACAAATGTTAAAATCACAATTTAGTTCAATGTCTCCTCAATATCTTCCAACCTCCGCGTTTCACAAATGACATCATTAAATCCGAACACTCTCGCGAAACAAGATATCAACTCGTCTTGAATAACATCATCAGTCGGAAGCGACAGACCGTTTGTCTCCATTTTCAACGACGTGACTTCTTTATCTACAATCCCACAAGGTACAATATGCTTGAAATAATCCATATCCGGGTCAATATTAAATGCCAAACCGTGAGAAGTAATTCCAGACGAAATCCGAACCCCAATTGCCCCAATCTTTCTATTACCAACCCAAACTCCGGTCTCACCCTTTTGACCTTGTTGTGCCCTAACACCATAAACCGATGCCAACTCAATCATTGTTGACTCGAGTTTCTCCACATAACTCCTTGCGCCAAGCCCGACTTCTCGAAGCGACATTATGGGGTATAATATGGCTTGACGAGGACCATGAAACGTAATGTCTCCTCCCCTTTGCGTATAATGTAGTTCAGCTCCTATATTTCGAAGGTCGGGCTCAGAGATGAGTAAATTGTGATCAGTTCGTCGTTTTCCAAGTGTGTAAGTAGGGGGGTGTTGAAGGGATAAAAGTGTTTCAGAGATCGTGTTAGTTTTTCTACAGGCTGCTAACTTGTCTTGTAGCTTCAAGGCGTCTGAGTAATTGACGGTTCCCAATTTCCAGACAGAAAGGGTTCGAGGAACTCTCATTGCCTTATGAATAGTAGTAGATCACCATTAGTTCATAGATAAggaattttgtttgataaaactgaaaaagtATTGAACATTGaaatactgaattttaagtGCAAACTGCCAAGTAAGGAAGTGTCTAGAAATTAAATGctgaataaatcaaatgaaagtATATGAGGTATGCGGGTTGTAGGCCTGTGTGACCTCCCATAACAAACTTGCGCCACGACACTAACAACTTTAAAGAGTCTAATTTGATATCTAAAACATGTCATCTAGCCAAATGAGGTTGTTGTGCCTTAATTACAAAGGGCTATCATTCTCTATACCAATGTCTATAGTATTTTTGTGCATTTCTCGAGTAAATCGTAACAAAGTACTCTTAttttcctcttttcttcacAACATTCAAACAACAAAACTATTAGAAGAGAATCTATGGTTGGTTAGTGAGATTCATTGCAATTAAATCTCAAGgtgtatcatttttttttggcaTACTTGATGGAGAAGTaagattatttgttttcttctttgaTGATTCTTATCTCTTTCACTTTGGGGATCACAAGAGTATTTTAGTTGGTGAAAAGAGTTTTTTTCCTTCTAAATAACCCAGGATCAAATAAACTAGAATGATGTTTTGGCTTCTAAAGCCAATGTCTGTTCTCTAAACCTCAAACTCAGGTCTGCAGGCAAGCTCTCTAAATATCCCCAGGGATCAAACAGGGGAGACGAAAGAAACACCAAATCAACAAAACTAAGCATTCAAAAACTACTACAGTGAAACATTCATATAGTTCAAATTCAACTCAAGATTATTCACAACCCATAtactaatttcaatttaataaacatGTAAGCAGCAAATAAATGGTATAGCCTTCCCCCTATCAAATGAATCTTCACAGAGTATGATTCCCAAAAGAAAAGACTATGCATAGTTTAAGGATTAACAGCTTACCTATGGTTTTGTACAATAAGATTCATACCATTAACATTATGTTAAActacaattataataaaaataagaactaTCTAACCCATTACATCATGTATTCATCCTATTCTAGCAATCAAAAACAGTAGACTAACCTTAATTTGATGGTGAAGAAGCAAATGAATAGCCAGTtacaccttcttcttcttcttcttcttcttctgtagGTCGAGGACAGCCGCTTCAAGAAATCAAAGCCAGATCTGGACAATCCATCTCCATGAGGGGCTTAGATTCAATCACTAACTATCATTTGATCTTCAGCGTCAATTTGCGGAAGATCATCTTCGATCATGCGgtcttctctctttctttctcctTCAGGGCCTTAGGCTCTTCTTTTGTTTAAGTTAGCCCCCAAtcttatataatgtttaatttaaatcataaacttTAGGTGCCCATTCTTACACTATTGGGCTCTTCCTTTTAAAATTGTTGGTTAAACTTTAGGTGCCTTTTACCATTGGGCCTAAGGCAGCACAAGTACACTCCACTTTACATTATAAATAGAACCCTTTTCTCTTAAACCTAAATCACCCACTTCAATAAACAGCCTCCTTCTATAGACCTCTCttaatcttcatcttcttcgtgAGTTATTTGatctttgttcttcatattATAAACATGTCTTTAGAAAGTGTTTGAATTCTTTAAATCTTGAATCTTGTTGTAAAAAATGTGCAAATTACTTCCATCCGCGTGTGATTCTTTTTATGAGTAATGCGGCCATAGTTTTGCACAGATTAAATTTATGTGCGCAATTGATTCTGTATGCTTTGTGTGTATTGAAGAGGTCATAATTGCAGTAAAGATCTAATCTTTATTGAATATTCTTTTGGATATTCTTCAATTGCGCATACATTTGATTCtatctcataattttttcttgatttatatatagatgGTTTTTATTGTAATGATTATTTGCAAATTACTTCCATCCGCGTGTGATTCTTGAATCATGAGCAACGCTGGCCATAGTTTTGCATAAATTGATTATTGAATTATGTGCTTTACTTGAAGATTTGGGTCATGTAAAGTTTTCTCTTTTACATTTTCCTTTACCTTGTAAAGCATAcaatcttttttatattaacttttcagaaataattttttttgtttatctgATATagtatgttatttaaattttattttaagactattattaaaatttatcattgGGTTTTGATCTAAACTAACAAAACTAAATATgtagattttttattatctacATTATTTAGTAGAATGGGAggtcaaatttaaattttataatccttaaattataaatatatatttttttattttttatttgattttgtaaggagataaaaaagtatatatatatatatatatatatatatatatataatataaaaaagagaaaaaaaacataatataattaattatactattatatttgaaaatttgaaggcCACATGAAGAGGCATATGTTATTTATGGGAGGGCTAACCCTAACACTAATGTAACATAAATGTGTATTTGGTTGTGCTAAGGGCTCTAATTGCTAAATGAAGGATATTGGGAGTTTGTTTCTCCTTGATTGTGCTCGGAATAATCAGATATTAAAATAGCTCCAATGATATTTTTCAATTGTAAATGAATTTTGGTATTTAAGGCtttggtttgaaattcaaagtttatcaaaaactttcttaaaatcaattattaaaatatgattagtTGTCCATCTCAATCATTTTTAAGACTCAATTTggaattttttagaatttttttaatttgtgtaaACAATTTTCTAACTCATCATGAATAACATTTTTGACATCATATGTGTTAGTAAACTTTTTGAATTATCTTTAGTGGAGTTCAAAAacaatcattatatttttaaaatcttttattttaaaattagacattttcaattaaa is drawn from Impatiens glandulifera chromosome 3, dImpGla2.1, whole genome shotgun sequence and contains these coding sequences:
- the LOC124930788 gene encoding serine/threonine protein phosphatase 2A 55 kDa regulatory subunit B beta isoform-like, producing the protein MTLSPDSPPSSMDWKFSQVFGERNPGEEVQDADIISAIEFDKTGDYLAVGDRGGRVVIFERDTAKDSLLGDYSQKQLEQLDFVGKKSPPFRYKTEFQSHEPEFDYLKSLEIEEKINKVKWCATPNGSLFVLSTNDKTIKLWKVTDHKVKKVKDIKSSPLVSSENALLAEGSFASGETPPENGNYLEGTEQKDSTLTSFEDQARIAGLGDTASARCRKVYAHAHDFNINSISNNSDGETFISSDDLRINLWNLEISNQCFNIIDMKPPNMEDLTEVITSAEFHPFHCNLLAYSSSRGFIRLVDMRQSALCDHSARILQDGESNGSKSFFSEIVASISDIKFASDGRNILSRDYMNLKLWDLRMENSPVAIYKIHEHLRPKLCDLYTNDSIFDKFSCCISGDGLNFATGSYSNYLRIFSSGVGGAEGLTLEASKNPSRKLPLQASSRRRSSISNLTRGFYRQAQDSVSTGGAEFSSNLKSKLQHMAWHPKTNLIACATANSLFLYQA
- the LOC124930969 gene encoding octanoyltransferase LIP2, mitochondrial, producing the protein MRVPRTLSVWKLGTVNYSDALKLQDKLAACRKTNTISETLLSLQHPPTYTLGKRRTDHNLLISEPDLRNIGAELHYTQRGGDITFHGPRQAILYPIMSLREVGLGARSYVEKLESTMIELASVYGVRAQQGQKGETGVWVGNRKIGAIGVRISSGITSHGLAFNIDPDMDYFKHIVPCGIVDKEVTSLKMETNGLSLPTDDVIQDELISCFARVFGFNDVICETRRLEDIEETLN